A region of the Armatimonadota bacterium genome:
CCGGCACCGAGCAGCTCCAAGCCCTGCTCGAAGCCCTGGGGCGCCTCAGCGACGTGCTGCACGCGCACCGGGTGACTACGTAACGCCCCGCGGGCCGCGCCTCAGTGGTAGAGTTATCACGTAACGGGTGAATCGTCGGCGCCGGAGTCTATAGGGCGCGCCTGCCCAGGTGCGTCTATTCCGGAACGGCGGGCGTAGGCGTCCCTGTTGCGTAACTCCCAGGGCCTGCGTCACCGGCGCGGAAAGATGTCATTCTGAGTTCCGCCGCGAGCATAAGCGAGCTGCGGAGCGAAGAATCTTGCCGTCGCGGACGCGCGTGGTTCCCGCCCAGACGGGATTATGCAACAACCTCAAGCACGCCCGCCCTACAATAGATTGGAACTGCGCGCGTGACTTCCTGTTCCCGATATTACGCACAGGCCATGCACCCCGAGGCCCGCCAGCAGTGCGCCCAGCAGGAATCCGACACCCTCGGCGAAGGCGTTGATGCGATGCAAATCCTCCTGCGCATCCACGATGAACAACCGCCGCAAGTCGGCATTCTGTGCAATCAGACCCTCGAGTCGTACATGCGTCGCATTCAGTGCGCTCCATTCCGGCAACAAGTAGCATCCGCAGACCAGCATCACTGCCAGACCCGGAAGGATGAGGAACATGACCAGCGCCCATCTACGCATATCAATGGCCCTCGCATCTCATGGCTGCGATCCCATCAGCGCCAATCCGGCGTCAGAGACTCCACCGGCTGTCGAAGAGCAGCGTCACCGGACCCTCGTTATGGATCTCGACGCGCAGGTGCTTGCGAAAGACTCCGGTGTGCACCGCCAGCCCGGTCGCCCGCAGGCGCTCAATGGACTCGGCCAACAGCCGCTCCGCGTCCTCCGGCGGTATGGCGGTCCTGGTCACCGAGGCTGGAGGCCGTATGCCGCGCCATGCGTGATTGCGCGCCGGCAGTGCCCGCCTCAGAACGGAAGCCCGCTGTGCAGCGCTCGCGTGAGCAGCGGCATTAAGATGACCACCAGGATCGCACCCACGAATAGGACATCCAGGAGGAACAACCCAAGGCCCCACCATCCCCATACGCGCTCGGTGGCCTGGAATTCGGCAACGTCGCGGAACGGCCGCTGCTCCCACGCCAACTCGCTGCCCTTGACGCCCAGATAGATGGCCACTACCAGCCCGCCCGGGAAGATGAACTGCGTTATCAAACCGATGACGCCCCACACCGGCAGGCGATGGGCGAAGGCCCATATCCAGTTGAGAAAGAACGCGCCCCAGTTCCATCTCGCGACCTGCGGGAGCAGACTGGGATCATTGCCCGACGGAAAGGCTGGCGACGGCATCGCGTCCATGGCGTCTCCTTTCGTTCATAGGCTGCGGTCCGCACGCACACCTGTTCCACCTCGACCCCTATGTCCCCTCCCTTGCGGGTGTGACCGTTTGCCGTGGGGATGGTTGCGCGACGCCCATGGTAATCCCCACTTTTCGAGGTCACACCCCCCCGGGGCCGGTAGTGTCAATACTTATGTGTAAACTCCTTGAGGAGGGATTGGGCCCA
Encoded here:
- a CDS encoding D-aminoacyl-tRNA deacylase; its protein translation is MGMVGPWVVPPGCPIRGCDPGGHLNAAAHASAAQRASVLRRALPARNHAWRGIRPPASVTRTAIPPEDAERLLAESIERLRATGLAVHTGVFRKHLRVEIHNEGPVTLLFDSRWSL